The sequence CACAATTATGAATACTGGGCAAACGCTTTAAAGTATCAGTTAGTTTTCTTTGATGATTTTTTTAAAGAAAACTACCCTAAATAAAACTGTTTCAAGATAGATCTGCTAAAATCTAAAAAGGCACCGAATGGGTGCCTTTTTTTTATCTTGTTGTTCGTTTTTGCTTACCAGCCAAAAGCCAGTGTAAATTTTGATTTACTTTCCTTCTTAACTTTTTGTTTTTCTATTTCTGCTTCATGATTCCTAAGACGTGCGTCCTGCTCAAAATGCGCGAACATTTCCATGGAAAACGGTGAAGCTTGCCAAACATTTGGATAATGCTTTATCTTTTTCATATTGAACTGATTTTCAATTAACAATAAGCAAAATTCAACCAATCCATATCCTTTTAAAACCACATATTTCTCCTATTTCTATGCTATCTTAACCCAAACATTGCATCTTAGGAACTGAAAAAGATAATATCATTCTAAACACCTAAAAAATCTAACCTATTATGAGAATCAGAAACTTTCATAATTCTCCCCTATTCGGTCCAAAACCTTTAAAAAGGTTTCAAACTCCTCGGTATCCAAACCCTTTATAGCTTGTTTACGCAAAAGATTGGCATGAGGTTCTATTTCAGCAATAATCCCATGTCCTTTCGGGGTCAACTCCAACTTAAACCGTTTTAAATCACCTCTAAAACGGGTCTTGGTAATCCACCCTTTTCGTTCCAGCCCTCCAATAACCCTCGAGGTCGTTGCTCTATTTCTAAAATTGGATTTCACAATATCGGATTGGGAAACATCTTCCCCTAATTGATAAATACGATAAAGGATTACCCATTGCTCAATGGTGAGTTCAACCCCCAATTCCTTGAATTTTCTAAGGTAGGCATCCTGCACTTTGCGCAGCACCAAGTCCAAATGCAATCCAATACCTGATATTTCGTCTATTTGATGAAGCATAAACAGTCTTCTTAATTTTTTCACATTTAAATCAAAATAGCAGTCAGTTTTAACAATTATTTGACCTCAACAATACTAAAGTAAATTCAAAATTACTATTTTTGTTGCATCAACAACAATTTTGATTATTAAACTTTAAAATATAGCGTCCATGGAAGCAACAGCATTACCCAAATTACACGATTCCGCCAAAGATTTTATGCCTATAAATGGCACCGATTATTTGGAACTTTATGTGAGTAATTCCAAACAGGCAGCGCATTTTTATAAAACCGCCTTTGGTTTTCAATCCTTGGCCTATGCTGGATTGGAAACAGGCTTAAAAGATAGGGAAAGTTATGTGGTCGTTCAAGACAAAATTAGATTGGTACTGACCTCTCCATTAAAAAGCGGAACGGATATTGGCCGTCATATTGATCAACATGGCGACGGGGTTAAAGTTGTGGCACTATGGGTAGATGATGCTACTTATGCTTACAACACGGCTATAGCGCGTGGCGCTAAATCCTATATGGAGCCACAAGTTGAAGAAGATAACACTGGAAAAATTGTTCGCTCTGGCATTTACACCTACGGAGAAACTGTTCATGTTTTTGTGGAAAGAAAAGACTACAGCGGTACTTTTATGCCTGGGTTTAAAAAATGGGAAACTCCAGACTACAATCCATCTCCTGTTGGACTTAAGTTTGTAGATCATATGGTGGGTAACGTAGGCTGGAATAGAATGAACGAGTGGGTGGATTTCTATGAAAACGTGATGGGTTTTACCCAAATACTTTCTTTTGATGACAAGGATATCTCTACCGATTTTACAGCGCTTATGAGTAAAGTGATGAGCAATGGTAACGGACGTATTAAATTTCCAATAAACGAACCTGCAGCTGGAAAGAAAAAATCCCAAGTAGAAGAATACCTTGATTTTTATGAAGGCGAAGGTGTACAGCACATTGCAGTGGCCACAGATGATGTAATTGCTACAGTTAGGCAGCTTAGAAGTAGAGGGGTTGAATTCTTAAAGGTGCCTGACACGTATTACGATGCTGTTCTAGATCGTGTTGGCGAAATTGATGAGGATATTGCTCCATTAAAAGAACTGGGTATTTTGGTTGACCGTGATGATGAAGGGTATTTATTGCAAATCTTTACCCGTCCGGTGGAGCCAAGACCCACAATGTTTTTTGAAATCATTCAAAGAAAAGGTGCACAATCATTTGGAAAAGGTAACTTTAAAGCACTGTTCGAAGCCATTGAGAGAGAACAGGAACTTAGAGGAACTTTGCACTAATTAAAACATTCTAGTATGCCAATCTATCATAAACTCGGAAAGATTCCGCAGAAAAGACACACCCAATTTAATAAACCAGATGGTAGTCTATACTATGAACAATTATTTGGCACAATCGGTTTTGACGGCATGTCTTCACTACTTTACCACATGCACAGACCCACACAGGTCTCTTCAATTGGCAAAGCAATTGATCTAAGTCCAAAAATTGCAGTTGAAAAGAATATTGCCTCACGTAAACTCATAGGTTTTGAGGTTGCTCCCAAAGATGATTTCTTAGAGTCCCGTGAGCCCATGCTTGTCAATAGCGATGTACATGTGGGTTTAGCGGCTCCAAAAAAATCTATGACCGAGTACTTTTATAAGAATTCGGATGCTGATGAGATGCTTTTTATCCACAAAGGAACGGGCACGCTAAGAACATTTTTAGGTAATATTCCATTTGAATATGGTGATTATCTAATTATTCCTCGTGGGATGATATATCAAATTCAATTTGATACTGAGGACAACCGAATATTATATGCGGAATCTTTTCATCCTATCTATACCCCAAAACGCTATCGAAATTGGTTTGGACAATTATTGGAGCATTCCCCATTCTGCGAACGCGATTACAAATTACCGCAAGATTTACAAACACATGATGAGAAAGGTGAGTTTGTAATGAAAATAAAGAAGCAGGGTATGCTACATACGTTGGTATATGCTACGCACCCTTTTGATGTTATAGGTTGGGATGGGTACAATTTTCCTTACGGTTTTTCCATTCATAACTTTGAGCCCATTACCGGTCGTGTGCACCAACCACCGCCAGTACATCAAACTTTTGAAACAGGAGCTTTTGTAATCTGTTCGTTTTGTCCAAGATTGTACGATTACCATCCAAAGGCAATTCCAGCACCATATAATCACTCCAACATAGATTCTGATGAAGTGTTATATTATGTGGATGGTGATTTTATGAGCAGAACAGGTATTGGCCCAGGCTATATTTCCTTGCATCCCGCAGGAATTCCACATGGACCGCACCCAGGAACGTATGAGGGAAGTATTGGTAAAACCAAAACTGAAGAGTTAGCTGTAATGATAGATACTTTTAAACCGTTACAGGTTACAGAAAATGCCTTGAAGATTGATGACGGTACGTATTACAAATCTTGGGTAGAGTAAAAAATCACCTTATGTCAGTTCGAGCGCAGTCGAGAACACATAAGGCATAAATAGTTCTCGACTGCGCTCGAACCAACAATTCAATTTTAATTTACATGATTATAAATATTCCGGAAAACTCTGATTTTTCAATCCATAACATTCCATTTGGAATTTTTTCCACAGCTGATAGAAGCCCAAGAGCCGGTATTGCCATTGGAGAACATATTTTGGATTTGGCTGCTGTTGCAGAATTAGACGTTTTTGATTTTAACACTGCCGTACTTGAAAAAGATACGCTCAATGATTTTATCTCCTTAGGAAAATCCATTACCAAAAGAGTAAGAACCAACATCCAACATTGGTTACGGGACGAACATTCAATTTTGGCCGACAAACCAGAGCTTTTTGTTCTGCAATCTGAAGCAAGCATGCACATGCCCGTGTCCATCGGCGATTATACGGATTTTTATTCCAGTATAGAACATGCAACCAACATAGGTACTATGTTCCGTGATCCAAAAAACGCATTGATGCCCAATTGGAAACATATTCCCGTAGGCTACCATGGCAGAGCTTCTTCCATAATTGTAAGTGGAGAATCTATTCACAGGCCAAAAGGACAGGTGCTACCGAAAGATGCAACAATCCCAGTATTTCAACCTTCAGCTCGCTTGGATTTTGAATTGGAAATGGGTTTTATCACTGGAAAAAATACTGCCATAGGAGAATCTATCTCAACCAAAGAGGCTGAGGATTATATTTTTGGAATGGTACTGCTAAACGATTGGTCCGCACGTGATATTCAAAAATGGGAATATGTACCACTAGGTCCTTTTTTGGCAAAGAATTTTGCTTCACACATATCTCCATGGATTGTGACTTTGGAAGCTTTGGAACCTTTTAGGGTGTCAGGGCCGGATCAGGAGCCAAAAGTTCTCCCCTATTTAGAATTTGAAGGAGTAAAAAACTACGATATTAAACTGGAGGTTGGAATATCCCCAAAGGGCAGTGAAGAAGAGACCGTTTGTCATTCCAATTTTAAATATATGTATTGGAACATGGCCCAGCAATTGGCTCATCATACAGTTAATGGCTGCAATATTAATGTAGGCGATCTATATGGTTCCGGCACTATTTCAGGGAAGGATGAAAACTCTTATGGTTCTATGTTGGAACTTGCATGGATGGGTACTAAACCTATTAAAATGAAAGATGGATCAGAGCGCAAGTTTATAAATGATGGTGATACTGTAATTATGAGAGGGTCAGCTGAAAAGGATGGCATTAGAGTTGGTTTTGGAGAAGTTTCCGCAAAGGTACTTCCAGCAAAATAGATCGTTATCTTAGCGCAAACTAAAGAAACAGAAATGTCCAACATAAAAACTATAGACCCAACTTCCATATCTCAACCAGAGTTGCATGCATATTTACTTTCAGCTGTTGCACCACGACCTATTTGCTTTGCCAGTACAATTGACACTGAAGGAAATATCAATTTGAGTCCATTTAGTTTTTTTAATGTTTTTAGTTCCAATCCGCCAGTGATGATTTTTTCACCCTCTAGAAGCGGAAGGGACAACTCTTTAAAGCATTCACATCAAAATATAAAAGAAGTTCCCGAGGTAGTGATCAATATTGTAAACTACCCTATAGTTGAACAAATGTCATTGTCCAGTACGGCTTATGAAAAGGGCGTGAATGAATTTATTAAGTCTGGATTGACCCAAGTTGCCAGCGAAAAAATAAGACCTCCCCGTGTTGCTGAAGCTCCGGTTTCTTTTGAATGTTCTGTTCAACAAGTTATTGAACTTGCAGATACTCCCGGGGCGGGAAACTTAGTCTTGGCAAAGGTTGAGCTCATCCATATCAATGAACAATACATGGATGACCAAGGGAAATTGGATCCCTTAAAACTGGATTTGGTGGGAAGAATGGGAGGAAGCAGGTATACAAGAGCCAGTGGAAATTCCTTATTTGAAATTCCGAAACCTATCCGAAATAAAGGCATTGGTGTAGATCAGCTTCCAGAAAGTATTCAAAACAGCACTGTTCTTACCGGAAATAATTTAGGCCGATTGGGAAATTTGGAAAAAATCCCCACTCAAGAAGAAATAGAGCGTATCGGTTTGGATGACGAGATTCAAATGCTTACCAAAAAATTGGATGGAAATCCAAAAAAACTAAAAAAAGAATTGCACTGGGTATCTCAACAAATGCTGAAAGACAACGATACGGAAAAAGCATTGGCTGTACTACTATATGCTGAAAAATTAGGTTAATGAGCAACGGAATAGAATCTATTTTTAAACCCTATTTGGAGCCGAAAGAGGTATATAAAGGAGGAAAAAACG is a genomic window of Flagellimonas sp. CMM7 containing:
- a CDS encoding MarR family winged helix-turn-helix transcriptional regulator, which codes for MKKLRRLFMLHQIDEISGIGLHLDLVLRKVQDAYLRKFKELGVELTIEQWVILYRIYQLGEDVSQSDIVKSNFRNRATTSRVIGGLERKGWITKTRFRGDLKRFKLELTPKGHGIIAEIEPHANLLRKQAIKGLDTEEFETFLKVLDRIGENYESF
- the hppD gene encoding 4-hydroxyphenylpyruvate dioxygenase, which gives rise to MEATALPKLHDSAKDFMPINGTDYLELYVSNSKQAAHFYKTAFGFQSLAYAGLETGLKDRESYVVVQDKIRLVLTSPLKSGTDIGRHIDQHGDGVKVVALWVDDATYAYNTAIARGAKSYMEPQVEEDNTGKIVRSGIYTYGETVHVFVERKDYSGTFMPGFKKWETPDYNPSPVGLKFVDHMVGNVGWNRMNEWVDFYENVMGFTQILSFDDKDISTDFTALMSKVMSNGNGRIKFPINEPAAGKKKSQVEEYLDFYEGEGVQHIAVATDDVIATVRQLRSRGVEFLKVPDTYYDAVLDRVGEIDEDIAPLKELGILVDRDDEGYLLQIFTRPVEPRPTMFFEIIQRKGAQSFGKGNFKALFEAIEREQELRGTLH
- the fahA gene encoding fumarylacetoacetase, translating into MIINIPENSDFSIHNIPFGIFSTADRSPRAGIAIGEHILDLAAVAELDVFDFNTAVLEKDTLNDFISLGKSITKRVRTNIQHWLRDEHSILADKPELFVLQSEASMHMPVSIGDYTDFYSSIEHATNIGTMFRDPKNALMPNWKHIPVGYHGRASSIIVSGESIHRPKGQVLPKDATIPVFQPSARLDFELEMGFITGKNTAIGESISTKEAEDYIFGMVLLNDWSARDIQKWEYVPLGPFLAKNFASHISPWIVTLEALEPFRVSGPDQEPKVLPYLEFEGVKNYDIKLEVGISPKGSEEETVCHSNFKYMYWNMAQQLAHHTVNGCNINVGDLYGSGTISGKDENSYGSMLELAWMGTKPIKMKDGSERKFINDGDTVIMRGSAEKDGIRVGFGEVSAKVLPAK
- a CDS encoding flavin reductase family protein, coding for MSNIKTIDPTSISQPELHAYLLSAVAPRPICFASTIDTEGNINLSPFSFFNVFSSNPPVMIFSPSRSGRDNSLKHSHQNIKEVPEVVINIVNYPIVEQMSLSSTAYEKGVNEFIKSGLTQVASEKIRPPRVAEAPVSFECSVQQVIELADTPGAGNLVLAKVELIHINEQYMDDQGKLDPLKLDLVGRMGGSRYTRASGNSLFEIPKPIRNKGIGVDQLPESIQNSTVLTGNNLGRLGNLEKIPTQEEIERIGLDDEIQMLTKKLDGNPKKLKKELHWVSQQMLKDNDTEKALAVLLYAEKLG
- a CDS encoding homogentisate 1,2-dioxygenase → MPIYHKLGKIPQKRHTQFNKPDGSLYYEQLFGTIGFDGMSSLLYHMHRPTQVSSIGKAIDLSPKIAVEKNIASRKLIGFEVAPKDDFLESREPMLVNSDVHVGLAAPKKSMTEYFYKNSDADEMLFIHKGTGTLRTFLGNIPFEYGDYLIIPRGMIYQIQFDTEDNRILYAESFHPIYTPKRYRNWFGQLLEHSPFCERDYKLPQDLQTHDEKGEFVMKIKKQGMLHTLVYATHPFDVIGWDGYNFPYGFSIHNFEPITGRVHQPPPVHQTFETGAFVICSFCPRLYDYHPKAIPAPYNHSNIDSDEVLYYVDGDFMSRTGIGPGYISLHPAGIPHGPHPGTYEGSIGKTKTEELAVMIDTFKPLQVTENALKIDDGTYYKSWVE